One window of the Trifolium pratense cultivar HEN17-A07 linkage group LG2, ARS_RC_1.1, whole genome shotgun sequence genome contains the following:
- the LOC123910626 gene encoding protein MEI2-like 4, producing the protein MPRKDFNNFSSSSMFSSDYISPSTESETGCWKFGKSSKDHDSDQGTKPIQAVSNFSYGSEVNNIMVAPRESSHFSTSLPDLFSRKLRLSGNNALYGRSVNTNVSHYEEEELVDSFEELGAQIIRNLLPDEDNLLSGATDWNGDDIDELDFFSNVGGMELEDVDNSFSGEKNSKIIGRAQHNQLGLCNTSITGEKPFGEHSSRTLLVRNIDSDANDTVLKALFEQFGDIHTFYRACKHQALAIISYYDIIASQNAKRALDNTLFGRKKFEIHYSIPKIHPEFKQECNLCLHQKSPLTTSFQGFHGFSSSVPNTLPSAIKVKSVGNQCEFTESSSLGQWNLDTQASLAFHPHSLPERPHGFTNDFPLNPLEMAGNINFKTQERINNLQFCQVKSNGPFMDFDECVSKSTGNVSSSFPLSGHHETWSNSYPPLRTMWPNSPFNGTCEAPTLQGFNQLPMSPSHNHHVQSPPLWDRRYTYVGESVTPHRVDFVPHNTPPHFGHNFHNQRGMMFPGRNHMVNNSFDAYKGLRSRRNVGTSNLPDLKRYELDIDCIMRGEDQRTTLMIKNIPNKYTSMKLRDTINERHKGTYDFLYLPIDFKNNCNVGYAFINMTSPSSIVPLYEVFNGKKWELFNSEKVAALAYARIQGKAALIAHFQHSSLMNMDEDCRPILVNTDGPNAGEQVPFPIAMKPGRVRSNIHEEDSVSKESD; encoded by the exons ATGCCTCGTAAAGatttcaataatttttcttcttcatcgaTGTTTTCCTCGGACTATATTTCTCCGTCTACTGAG AGCGAAACTGGATGTTGGAAATTCGGTAAAAGTTCCAAAGACCATG ATTCTGATCAAGGAACAAAACCTATTCAAGCAGTATCCAATTTTTCATATGGTAGTGAAGTTAATAATATAATGGTGGCTCCGCGTGAAAGTAGTCACTTCTCAACTTCTCTGCCAGATTTGTTTAGCAGAAAAT TGCGATTATCTGGAAATAATGCTTTATACGGACGTTCAGTAAATACAAATGTATCGCATTATGAGGAAGAGGAGCTTGTTGACTCTTTTGAAGAACTCGGGGCTCAAATCATTCGAAACCTACTTCCGGATGAGGATAATTTGCTTTCTGGAGCGACTGACTGGAACGGTGATGACATAGATGAACTAGACTTTTTCAGCAATGTTGGAGGTATGGAACTTGAAGATGTTGATAATTCATTTTCTGGAGAAAAGAATTCCAAAATCATCGGTCGAGCTCAGCACAATCAACTAGGACTGTGCAATACCTCGATCACCGGAGAAAAACCTTTTGGTGAACATTCTTCTAGAACATTACTTGTGAGGAATATTGATAGTGATGCTAATGATACTGTGCTTAAAGCACTTTTTGAG caatttgGAGATATTCACACTTTTTATAGAGCTTGCAAACATCAAGCACTTGCTATTATATCATATTATGATATCATAGCTTCTCAGAATGCAAAGAGAGCACTCGATAATACACTCTTCGGTCGcaagaaatttgaaattcattATTCGATTCCAAAG ATTCATCCCGAATTCAAACAAGAATGCAACCTCTGTCTTCATCAGAAGAGTCCTCTAACAACCAGCTTCCAAG GCTTTCATGGTTTCTCTTCAAGTGTTCCGAACACGTTACCGTCTGCAATCAAAGTTAAATCAGTTGGAAACCAATGTGAATTTACTGAATCTAGTTCACTAGGGCAGTGGAATTTGGATACTCAAGCTTCATTAGCTTTTCATCCTCATTCCCTACCGGAACGTCCTCATGGTTTTACTAATGATTTTCCTCTCAATCCTCTTGAGATGGCTGGAAACATTAATTTCAAAACACAAGAAAGAATCAATAACTTGCAGTTTTGTCAAGTAAAGTCCAATGGACCCTTTATGGATTTTGATGAATGTG TTTCAAAATCCACTGGTAATGTAAGCTCAAGCTTCCCTCTTTCTGGCCATCATGAAACATGGAGTAACTCCTATCCGCCTCTTCGAACAATGTGGCCGAACTCACCATTCAATGGAACTTGTGAAGCACCTACTCTGCAAGGATTTAACCAACTTCCTATGTCACCATCACATAACCATCATGTGCAATCACCTCCTCTTTGGGACAGAAGATATACATATGTAGGGGAATCCGTAACACCGCACCGTGTTGACTTTGTTCCTCATAACACGCCCCCTCATTTTGGACACAACTTCCATAACCAAAGGGGCATGATGTTTCCTGGTAGAAACCATATGGTTAACAACTCATTTGATGCTTACAAAGGCTTAAGAAGCCGCAGAAATGTAGGCACATCGAACTTGCCTGATTTGAAACGGTATGAACTTGACATTGACTGCATAATGAGGGGCGAAGATCAGCGAACAACACTTATGATAAAGAACATTCCTAACAA GTATACTTCCATGAAGCTGCGGGATACAATCAACGAACGCCATAAAGGAACTTATGATTTTTTGTATCTACCAATTGATTTCAAA AACAACTGCAATGTTGGATATGCATTCATCAACATGACTAGTCCTAGCTCGATTGTACCACTCTATGAG GTGTTCAATGGAAAAAAATGGGAGCTTTTCAACAGTGAGAAAGTGGCAGCACTCGCATATGCTCGCATACAAGGGAAAGCTGCTCTTATTGCGCACTTCCAACACTCAAGCTTGATGAATATGGATGAGGATTGCAGGCCTATCCTCGTCAACACTGACGGCCCTAATGCCGGTGAACAG GTCCCTTTCCCAATTGCCATGAAACCTGGAAGAGTGAGAAGCAACATTCATGAGGAAGACAGTGTTTCAAAGGAATCAGACTAA